A stretch of DNA from Maridesulfovibrio sp.:
AGAATGTGGCGTTGCTGTTTCTTTCGTCACCGTGTTGTAATTCAAAATAACGTTGTTTGATGTAGTCGACAGAAAAAATGGAGGCTGCATCAAATGCTGAAAAAAATGATACTTGTTTTTGCCATACTTGCCTTGAGTGCCGGTATGGCATTTGCGTCTGAATTTGAAATTGAAAAATACGAGATAGATACTCCGGTACGTTTCAATGTACCTTACAGCGGCAAGTATTCCGCTGCTTTCTCCGAAGGATTCCCTATCGGTATAGGTTCCGGTTTGACCTACGTAGGGAGGGGGAGTGACGGCACACGGTTTTTCTACGCCATCGGCGACCGTGGCCCTAATGCCGACAGTCCCAAAGTCCTGATCAACGGCAAGAAGGTTCCTTCCAAATTTTTTCCTTCTCCTTTTTTTACCCCCAAATACGGTGCACTCGGCCTGAAGGACGGCAAGGTCACTCTTTTGAGTACGATTGATATCAAGGATACAAAAGGTCGTAATATTTCCGGACGTCCCATCCCTCCGGGGGTGACCGGTTCAACCGGTGAAGTTCCCATTTCCGATACCTACGCTGTTCTCGGATATGACCGGGAAGGACTGGATACCGAAGGTATCGCCATTGACCGCAAGGACGGTAATCTCTGGATATGTGATGAGTACGGACCTTTTATTGCCAAGATGGAAGTCAACACCGGTCGTCTGATCAAGAAATACGGCCCCGGTGACGGATTGCCGGAGATTGTCGGCATGCGCCAGCCTAACAGGGGGATGGAAGGTATCGCCGTGACTCCCTCGAACAAAGTGATAGGGGCGGTGCAGTCCATCTGCGATATTGACGGCAATGTGGCTGAGAGCAAGGCACCCTTTACCCGTCTTGTCGTGCTTGATCCTGAAACAGGCAAGACCTCCATGTTCGCCTATCCGGTCGATGTGGATGCCTATAAGAAATGCCAGGATGTAAAAATCGGCGATCTGCAGGCTGTAAGCGATACCGAGTTCCTGATTGTTGAGCAGGGTAAGGGCAAGGAAGGTCTGCGCAACGTGATTTATCTTGTTGATATAAGTGGAGCCACAGACCTGAGCGGCAGAAAAACCGCAGAAGGCAAGGAACTTGAAGCTGTTTCCGGGGCAGAGGAACTTTCCTCGCTGGGAATCAAAATGGCGTCCAAGAAAAAAATCATCAGCCTGCGTGAACACGGCTGGAAACCGAGCAAGGCCGAAGGTCTGGCAATGCTCCCCGATATGCGTACCCTTGCAGTATGTTCCGACAATGATTTCGGATTCGGTGCTTCAACTGTAGATCCTGCCGCAGGCAAGGACGGCAAGCCGGTGAAAAAGGCAACCAAGTACCTTCTCGATAACGGAAAGCTGACCTATAACGGACAGGATGTTTCCACCTCTTTTGAGCTCAAACCTACCGGAGAGAAGGCTGGATTCTGGCTGATAAAATTGCCCAGAAAAGTCACTGATTATTAATCCCGCATGATTGCGGAACTTAGCCGGTTTTGCCCATTCCGGGCAGGGAATGCTGAGCGGGATCCCGCACAGGTTGGCTTAATCTGAGTATTTCGTCAGGGATTGCTCTCGGCGCCCCTGCCGGGGGCCTAAAACCCTTTGAAAAGGGTTTTAGAATCCTATTTTTGATAAGGCTTCGCCGGCTCAGATGGCAAAACGTCATTGTAATCAAATTAGTTGATGGAATGTCCGATTGACCGGGTAAGATTATGACAAAGGCCGGAAATCGAAGCATTGATATGCTTCGATTTCCGGCTTTTATTTGAACATTTTTATTTCCACTTTCGGGAATACCTTTTCTTTCCGGAAGCTTTGCGGCGGGATTTTTCCGTAATCATTTCCATGTTCTTTACAGCTTCACTCTTCAGCTTAAGGTAGTTGCCGAGTCTGCGGGAATCAAGTTCGCCATTTTCCAGGGCTTCCCTTACCGCGCATCCCGGTTCCTTGTGATGGCTGCAATCCGAAAATCTGCACTGTTCTTCAAGCTGCACTACTTCGGCAAAGGCCCTGTCTATTCCCATGCTGCAATCATGGAGCTGCAGTTCCCGTATTCCGGGTACGTCTATCAGCAGAGCGCCTGAGGGCATGACATGCAGCGTACGCGCTGTTGTTGTATGGCGCCCCTTATCGTCACCGGACCGAATTGAACCGGTTTTCTTCTCAGTTCCGTTAACGGTATTCAGAAGCGTGGTTTTACCTACCCCGGAGGAACCGAGCAGAACAACCGTTTCACCGGGACCGAACCATTTCTGCAATTGCTCGACACTTTCCCGGCTTTTTGCATTGACCGTTACTATTTCCATGTCCGGAAAAAGGGCCTGTGCTTTTCGTCTGTAGTTCTGCGCTTCTTCGGCAAGGTCTTCCTTGGTCAGGATCAAGACGAAATTCACTCCTGCTTCAAGTGCAAGGCAGATGTATCTTTCTATCCTGTTGAGATTGAATTCGCTGTTGCAGGAGGAGACGATGAAAAGAGTGTCGATGTTTGCCGCAATAGGTTGAAGCTTTATCTCCTGTCCGGGAGCCATGCGCTGCAGCAGGCTGGTCCGGTCCAGAACCTTTTCCGGGACAAGTGTCTCGCGATCCAGAAGTATCCAGTCACCGACTGTGGGTTGCTCGTTGAGGCTGCCGACACCTTTTTCGGCAATGGGCAGAAGGTGTTCCGATTCTCCTGTGCAGGCCACCACGTGACCTCGATGGGTTTCAGTTACCCTTGCAGGCAAAAGGCGGTTTCTATCTTTCTCGGAGAGTTGATTCTTGAAAACGTTTTTCCATCCCAGTCGGGATAGCTGGTTATTTTGTGCAGGCAATTGTTTCTCTGTTTTGTGCAGTATTGTTTAGTTTCTAAATATACGTGACAAGCCGGAAACAGGCAAGGCTTCCGCTTGTAGTTATTCCAACGGTATTTCCGGTACGGAACCGGATAAATTAATTGTTCATCTTTCAAAGAGATTCCGACTGTGTTATATTACAGTTAAACGTGTTGGTGCATTGAATACGGAACAGCATGGAAAGAATCCCGGAGGGCGGCATGAGCAGTGAAGTGCGTGAACTGATCCGGAAGTTTCTGCCTGAATACAGCATTTCAAGGTTCGGCAGGCTGTATACCGACACCACGGAGTTTATGAACGTTGACTACAGCGATGTCATCAGCCTTGGAGATGATGAGCATTTTCTGGTGCTCAAGAATGAGCAGGAAAGACGATTCGGGCTGGCCGATCCCAAGTATTGGGTCAAGCGCTGCCGGATGCTTGAGACCAACGAACCCAAAATACTCAAGCTGGTCTTTTATGAAAAGTTTCCCATGAATATCGGCCCGTTCAAGATTCAGTGCTACCGGAGCCCCCGCAAGGAAGCGAGGATACTTGATCTTGTAAGGGGCGATATGCGGTTCATGCAGGGGTATTCGTTGAACGATTCCGCCGGAAACAATGTCCGGATTCTGGATGTGATTCGCGGGAAGCGTCTTGATGTTGTTGTTCATGATATTCCTGTGGATCACCGCACTTATTTTCATGAATATTTTCCGGATATATTTGAAAAATTCATTGAATCATGTGCCGCGATCAAGTTTCTGCATGATCATGACGAGAAGCACGGAGATATTCGCCGTGATCACCTCTGGGTGGAAAGCGGCACCGGGGAATACCGCTGGATTGATTTCGATTACGCCTTTGAACTTTACGAGAATCCGTTCGGGCTCGATATTTTCGGGCTGGGCAGTATTCTTATCTATCTTGCAGGCAAGGCCAACCTTACCCAGCAGACTCTGGCTGAACTCGGTTTCGGCCCGGAAGCCATGTCCGGGATAGGTCCGGGAGATTATTCTGTGGTCATCGGGAACAGAGTCATTAATCTGCTTAAGATTTATGACTACATACCCAGTTCCCTTAACAATATTTTAATGCATTTTTCGGCATCCAGCTCGGTTTTTTACGAGTCGGTTGATGAGCTTATGGTGGACATGGACAGAAGCCTCAAGGAAATCCGGGGGCTGTAGGAATTCGTATGTCTTTTATCAGGAGGTCGGAGTCATGAAGTCCTTGAAGGTGCTGATTGCTTTTGACGGTTCGGATAATTCTTTCAAGGCGGTTGAGTATGTCGGCAGGATCGTGCGTAACTGCTCAAGCGGCGAGATAACCATTTTGTATGTGGAACGACTCCCGGACAAGGATACCTTTCCCGATGACGAGTCCTGGGAGAAGCAGTGCCTGACGAATGAGCAGGGTATGAAAGACAAGCTCGCCAAGGCCCGGGACATGCTGGTTGAGCAGGGTGTTCCAAAGGAAGATGTAGCCGTGGAATATTTTGCCAGCTGCAATTCTCCGGTTCATGAAAAGTGCTCCTGCTCCGCCGGGCGCAGCATAGGGATGGACATTCTGAGGATAAGGGAAGAGGGCGGATACGGAACTATTGTCATCGGGCGCAGAGGGGTCAGCAAGGCCGAAGAGTTCCTGTTCGGGTCCGTTTCAACCAAGGTTGTACAGTCTGCGGTTGATTGCACCGTCTGGGTAGTCAGCTGATCGCATGTCCTCCCGCATGAGTGCTGCGAATTATGTTCGTTGATCCGGGCAGATGTGCTTACGTTTCCGGACTTGTTTTTCCGGATACTTTGTATGCATTCTGCTGCCAGTCTCCATGCAGGTTTCAATCCTGCAACGATTAACCGGCGGCCTTGACTCTATCACTATGATCTATTATTTATTTTGCCGTTTGGGAAAATATATAACTATAGGCTGTAACAAGTAATTGGAATAGCAGTTGGTGATAGATGGACGAAAAATTGAATTTGCTGTTTCTGTGCACCGGTAATTCCTGCCGCAGCCAGATGGCAGAAGGCTGGGCAAGGTTTCTTAAGGGTGACAAGGTAAATGCCTGTTCTGCAGGAATTGAGACCCACGGGCTTAATCCTTATGCAGTGAAGGTTATGGCGGAAGTGGGCATAGATATTTCCAGTAATGTTTCCTCGCATATTGATGAATACAGAGATAAAGAAATAGATGTAGTGATCACTGTCTGTGATCACGCCTATGAAACCTGTCCCTTATTCCCCGGTGGAAGCAGGGTTGTTCATGTGGGATTTGATGATCCTCCGCGCCTTGCCGAGGAACTTGCTGCCAAGGGCGCTTCTGAGGAAGAGCAACTGGACTGTTACCGCAAAGTGCGTGACCAGATCAGGGATTTTGTGGAAGGATTGCCCGAAGGCCTTGTTTAGATTTTCTGTAAGGTAATTTTTTTACAACAATAAGTAAGATCGGCCCGGAATCGCATATGCGGTTTCGGGCTTTTTCTTTCGGGCAGTGGCAACAGCGGCTTAAAGTCTGTGTGAAGCACGTTTCTTTCCCGAGTATTCTCTTTTAACAGAGTTGTTCGGCTTTATTCAGCTTGCGGTATCTATAAAAAATGCTGTATTTTTGGCGTAGAACGTAATATTTATCGTTTTGTTTTTGATTATGAATAGTTAAACTACAAAAATGCAGGTTTTCATGGAATCGCTCAAGGAACTGTACAGGATCGGCGTCGGCCCCTCATCCAGCCATACGATGGGACCGAAGCTCGCTGCATCAAAATTTTGTGAGAAAAATGCTGCTGCCGCGAGTTTCAGGGTGACTCTTTTCGAAAGTCTGGCCGCGACAGGTAAGGGCCATCTGACGGACTGGGCGGTGCTCAGTGTTCTTGGTTCGGACAGGACTGAACTTCTGTGGAAAGCGGAAGAGAAGATGCCCGAACACCCCAACGGCATGTTTTTCGAAGCACTGGATGCAAAAGGAAATGTTCTGGATTCATGGAAGGTCTACAGCGTAGGAGGCGGTGCCATACGTGAGGAAGGTGCTCCGGCTGCAGGTGCGGCAAATGTATACGGTCTGAATACCATTTCAGACATAATGGCATGGTGTGAAGACAAGGGAATAACTTACTGGGAATATGTGGAGCAGTGCGAAGGAAAGGGAATATGGGATTTTCTGCGTGAAATCTGGCTGGTGATGGATGAATCCCTTGAGCGCGGGATCGATGCCGAAGGGGTGCTTCCCGGTTCAATCGGATTGCGCAGGCAGGCCAAATCATATTACCGGCGCACCCGTCTTGCTGCTGCCGATATGCAGCTTACAGGCATGGCAACGGCCTACGCGCTGGCTGTTGCAGAAGAAAACGCGGCAGGAGGGGTGATTGTCACCGCGCCGACCTGCGGCTCCTGTGGAATTGTCCCTGCCACGCTCAAATATCTGCAGACAACTCACGGACTCAAGGAGAATGATCTCATCCGCGCCCTCGCCACTGCCGGACTTTTCGGCAATGTAATCAAGACAAACGCGTCTATTTCCGGTGCCGAGGTCGGATGTCAGGGCGAGGTCGGCTCGGCCTGTGCCATGGCTTCTGCTGCCGCAACCCAGTTGATGGGCGGAACCCTGCGGCAGATAGAGTACGCGGCTGAAATGGGGCTTGAGCATCATTTGGGCCTGACCTGTGATCCTGTTGACGGGCTTGTGCAGATTCCCTGCATAGAACGTAATGCCTGCGCGGCAACCAGAGCCCTGGCCAGGGCACAGATGTCCATTCTTTCCGATGGGACCCACAGAATTCCATTTGATGAAGTTGTATCTGTAATGCGTGAAACAGGACATGATTTGCCCAGTCTCTACCGCGAAACATCAGGTGGAGGTCTTGCCAAGGCCTATAATTCCCGTTGCCGGAAGTGATGGCCGGGCTGCCGGGTTCTTTTCTTTCATATTCATGAATATATGAAGGCTGCTTCTTATGGATGCAGCCTTTTTATGTGGAATACAACTTTTCAACGATGTTTTTCCGTGTTTATTGTTTAATCCTTACCTCCTGTCTTGCGGTGAGGCAGCATAAATGATTATTCCTATGGTGTAGCTTCAGCCGCAGGGTTATCCGGGCACTGGTTTCGTATCTGAGGTTTAAGAACAGCTAAGTTTTGAAGCGCATAACTAGAAGGATAACTTGTTATTATGTCATTTTACGTTCGGGCCACGATTATTTATTTTCTCTGCTATCTGTATGTCAGGCTATGGATATGCAGGCTGCTGGCTGACAATGCAGGTATCAGGCGGGGTGTGCTGGCCGCTACGGATGTTCTGACCATCGCACTTCCCGTCACCATTTTTTTTCAGTCCGATCTTCCCTACATCGTAAAAATAGTGCTTCAGGGCGCGGGATACAGCTGGGCCGCAATTATTGCCTGCATGGTGCCGGTTGGACTTTGTTTCGAGCCTATACGCTGGGGAATCAGGATTCTTGGAAACGGTCTTCGCGTGCCGAGGATGAAGATTTTCGCCGTCCTCTGTCTTGTTTCGGCTGTGGTGGTTATCGGCGGATATATCAATGCCGCCTCTCCGGTTGTGCGGGAAATGTCTTTTGATCTGTCTGATGGAAATTCCAAGGCCAGGGAATACCGGGTGGCGGTATTTGCCGATCTGCATGCGGGAAAGCTGATGACCCGTGACAGGGTCGGGTCTGTGGTCAATCTGGTCAACACCCTGAACCCCGATATCGTCCTTATGGCCGGTGATATTATTGATGATCATGACGCCGAATTCACCGGAGCGGCTGATGAATTGGCCCGACTCAAGGCGCCGCTGGGTAAATATGCGGTACTTGGAAACCATGAGTATTATCTTGGCAGCGCATGGGCGAGAAATATGCTGGAAAAACAGGGCGTCCGGGTACTGAATGACGAGACGGCCGTTGTTGACGGGCGGTTTTTGCTTGCTGGGCGTAACGATTTTGCCGCGCCGATGCGTAACGGCAGGCGCAAGGAGCTAGGGGCTGTTCTTCCAAAAAACAACACGCTGCCGATCATTCTGCTCGACCATACTCCGCGAAATCTGGAAGAGGCGGAAAAAGCCGGTGTAAGACTGCAGATTTCAGGTCATACCCATAACGGACAGCTTTTTCCGTTCAATCTGATCGTCAAGAAGCTGTACGAAAAGGAGTACGGTTTCTACAAACGGGGGGCGACGGATTATTACATTACCTGCGGAGTTGGATTCTGGGGGCCTCCGCTGCGGACAAGCAGCCGGCCGGAAGTTCTACTTATGAAG
This window harbors:
- a CDS encoding universal stress protein, which gives rise to MKSLKVLIAFDGSDNSFKAVEYVGRIVRNCSSGEITILYVERLPDKDTFPDDESWEKQCLTNEQGMKDKLAKARDMLVEQGVPKEDVAVEYFASCNSPVHEKCSCSAGRSIGMDILRIREEGGYGTIVIGRRGVSKAEEFLFGSVSTKVVQSAVDCTVWVVS
- a CDS encoding serine/threonine protein kinase — its product is MSSEVRELIRKFLPEYSISRFGRLYTDTTEFMNVDYSDVISLGDDEHFLVLKNEQERRFGLADPKYWVKRCRMLETNEPKILKLVFYEKFPMNIGPFKIQCYRSPRKEARILDLVRGDMRFMQGYSLNDSAGNNVRILDVIRGKRLDVVVHDIPVDHRTYFHEYFPDIFEKFIESCAAIKFLHDHDEKHGDIRRDHLWVESGTGEYRWIDFDYAFELYENPFGLDIFGLGSILIYLAGKANLTQQTLAELGFGPEAMSGIGPGDYSVVIGNRVINLLKIYDYIPSSLNNILMHFSASSSVFYESVDELMVDMDRSLKEIRGL
- a CDS encoding L-serine ammonia-lyase, with the translated sequence MESLKELYRIGVGPSSSHTMGPKLAASKFCEKNAAAASFRVTLFESLAATGKGHLTDWAVLSVLGSDRTELLWKAEEKMPEHPNGMFFEALDAKGNVLDSWKVYSVGGGAIREEGAPAAGAANVYGLNTISDIMAWCEDKGITYWEYVEQCEGKGIWDFLREIWLVMDESLERGIDAEGVLPGSIGLRRQAKSYYRRTRLAAADMQLTGMATAYALAVAEENAAGGVIVTAPTCGSCGIVPATLKYLQTTHGLKENDLIRALATAGLFGNVIKTNASISGAEVGCQGEVGSACAMASAAATQLMGGTLRQIEYAAEMGLEHHLGLTCDPVDGLVQIPCIERNACAATRALARAQMSILSDGTHRIPFDEVVSVMRETGHDLPSLYRETSGGGLAKAYNSRCRK
- the rsgA gene encoding ribosome small subunit-dependent GTPase A, whose amino-acid sequence is MPAQNNQLSRLGWKNVFKNQLSEKDRNRLLPARVTETHRGHVVACTGESEHLLPIAEKGVGSLNEQPTVGDWILLDRETLVPEKVLDRTSLLQRMAPGQEIKLQPIAANIDTLFIVSSCNSEFNLNRIERYICLALEAGVNFVLILTKEDLAEEAQNYRRKAQALFPDMEIVTVNAKSRESVEQLQKWFGPGETVVLLGSSGVGKTTLLNTVNGTEKKTGSIRSGDDKGRHTTTARTLHVMPSGALLIDVPGIRELQLHDCSMGIDRAFAEVVQLEEQCRFSDCSHHKEPGCAVREALENGELDSRRLGNYLKLKSEAVKNMEMITEKSRRKASGKKRYSRKWK
- a CDS encoding esterase-like activity of phytase family protein produces the protein MLKKMILVFAILALSAGMAFASEFEIEKYEIDTPVRFNVPYSGKYSAAFSEGFPIGIGSGLTYVGRGSDGTRFFYAIGDRGPNADSPKVLINGKKVPSKFFPSPFFTPKYGALGLKDGKVTLLSTIDIKDTKGRNISGRPIPPGVTGSTGEVPISDTYAVLGYDREGLDTEGIAIDRKDGNLWICDEYGPFIAKMEVNTGRLIKKYGPGDGLPEIVGMRQPNRGMEGIAVTPSNKVIGAVQSICDIDGNVAESKAPFTRLVVLDPETGKTSMFAYPVDVDAYKKCQDVKIGDLQAVSDTEFLIVEQGKGKEGLRNVIYLVDISGATDLSGRKTAEGKELEAVSGAEELSSLGIKMASKKKIISLREHGWKPSKAEGLAMLPDMRTLAVCSDNDFGFGASTVDPAAGKDGKPVKKATKYLLDNGKLTYNGQDVSTSFELKPTGEKAGFWLIKLPRKVTDY
- a CDS encoding metallophosphoesterase, whose protein sequence is MSFYVRATIIYFLCYLYVRLWICRLLADNAGIRRGVLAATDVLTIALPVTIFFQSDLPYIVKIVLQGAGYSWAAIIACMVPVGLCFEPIRWGIRILGNGLRVPRMKIFAVLCLVSAVVVIGGYINAASPVVREMSFDLSDGNSKAREYRVAVFADLHAGKLMTRDRVGSVVNLVNTLNPDIVLMAGDIIDDHDAEFTGAADELARLKAPLGKYAVLGNHEYYLGSAWARNMLEKQGVRVLNDETAVVDGRFLLAGRNDFAAPMRNGRRKELGAVLPKNNTLPIILLDHTPRNLEEAEKAGVRLQISGHTHNGQLFPFNLIVKKLYEKEYGFYKRGATDYYITCGVGFWGPPLRTSSRPEVLLMKIKI
- a CDS encoding arsenate reductase ArsC, with protein sequence MDEKLNLLFLCTGNSCRSQMAEGWARFLKGDKVNACSAGIETHGLNPYAVKVMAEVGIDISSNVSSHIDEYRDKEIDVVITVCDHAYETCPLFPGGSRVVHVGFDDPPRLAEELAAKGASEEEQLDCYRKVRDQIRDFVEGLPEGLV